In Dethiosulfovibrio salsuginis, a single genomic region encodes these proteins:
- a CDS encoding FprA family A-type flavoprotein, whose translation MNRPAKISDKTWWIGVNDRTTDLFEALWPLPNGISYNSYLLDDDKVAVIDGVKSDFYPHYIENIKRIIGSGKTVDYMIVNHVEPDHSGAVEMMLQAFPDMTVVGNSKTIQYLSQFYGDIPKSLEVKDGDTLDLGSHKLTFALIPMVHWPETMVTYDNNTGCLFSCDAFGSFGALDGGLFDDQLDLESYRGETYRYFSNIVGKYSTFVEKALAKIQDLGIELTMVCPSHGPVYRKNPAYIVDFYRDMACQRTDPAALVVYGSMYGNTARLAEAVAKGLREGGLLDVVVRNSSKTETSELVRDAWRCRGLILVGCSYNGGVFPKIAHFMGTLEGKKMANRFIGVCGSYTWSKGAAMKPMRVFADQPCWTKVGPEIEVLSRPSESDLDQGSELGRNMAHMILSSNGCSSQS comes from the coding sequence ATGAACAGACCTGCTAAGATATCCGATAAGACCTGGTGGATAGGGGTGAACGACCGGACAACCGACCTTTTTGAGGCCCTCTGGCCCCTGCCGAACGGTATTTCCTATAACTCCTACCTCTTAGACGACGACAAGGTGGCGGTTATAGACGGTGTTAAGTCCGATTTTTATCCTCACTACATAGAGAACATAAAGAGGATCATAGGATCCGGTAAGACGGTGGACTACATGATAGTAAACCACGTCGAGCCGGATCACTCGGGAGCGGTGGAGATGATGCTTCAGGCCTTTCCCGACATGACGGTGGTGGGAAACAGCAAGACCATCCAGTATCTTTCCCAGTTTTACGGCGATATACCTAAATCCCTGGAGGTAAAAGACGGGGACACACTGGACCTGGGCTCCCATAAGCTGACTTTCGCCCTTATTCCCATGGTTCACTGGCCGGAGACCATGGTCACCTACGACAACAACACAGGGTGCCTTTTCTCCTGCGACGCCTTCGGCAGCTTTGGGGCCCTCGACGGAGGTCTGTTCGACGATCAGCTGGACCTCGAATCCTACAGAGGGGAGACCTACCGCTACTTCTCCAACATAGTGGGCAAATACTCCACCTTCGTGGAAAAGGCCCTGGCTAAGATCCAGGATCTTGGAATAGAGCTGACCATGGTATGTCCCTCTCACGGACCGGTGTACAGGAAAAATCCGGCGTATATAGTGGACTTTTACAGGGATATGGCCTGTCAGAGGACCGATCCCGCCGCTTTAGTTGTCTACGGGTCGATGTACGGAAACACCGCAAGGCTTGCGGAGGCTGTGGCTAAGGGGCTGAGGGAAGGGGGACTGCTGGACGTTGTGGTCAGAAACTCCTCCAAAACCGAGACCTCCGAGCTAGTGAGGGACGCCTGGAGATGCCGTGGGCTGATCCTGGTTGGCTGTAGCTATAACGGAGGGGTGTTCCCCAAAATAGCCCATTTCATGGGAACCTTAGAGGGGAAGAAGATGGCCAATCGGTTCATCGGGGTATGCGGATCCTATACCTGGAGCAAAGGTGCCGCTATGAAGCCTATGAGGGTCTTTGCGGACCAGCCCTGTTGGACGAAGGTTGGCCCGGAGATAGAGGTGCTGAGCAGACCTTCCGAGTCGGACCTTGATCAGGGGTCGGAGCTAGGCCGTAATATGGCCCACATGATCCTTTCCTCCAACGGCTGTTCCTCCCAGTCGTGA
- a CDS encoding methyl-accepting chemotaxis protein, with translation MRFKTIGSKITTFVVLLLLATTALVAGTSYWQSRKALIQSSNEYCLEVARKNAQFIEGRFGRFDGELLALKAAINSTFNLDLAQSSGELYFYQFISQNVSFVGRMAEQMPQMLDIYIVFNPELFPDISTVQKLWFSRSSNGAIQAVMDENFTVKELFDRNNPKTEWFRKPLDTGRAVWSSAYLDDQGRKRIDYDMAVEMNGKKIAVIGMSLDFSFVEKELSSRNIFDTGYAFMIDQDGRYLTHPTLSIDGPTMVDIEKGGQRDLFRSIISEKEGVKNASLGSVQRIISYSTLKNGLIVAVSAPVSEALSDLDGLKISVLISSLVVLVLAVIMTFILSRSISAPLKRMVSVAKRLEGGDLTFSRDEIIIKGKDEVVQLAYALAGMTESMRNAMKGVMDQTDAVTERSESMSSMARDMASSMEEVQAALERMLTISEGNSAALEESNASVEEVASGAQQSAHDASSGAEASEKGMEETESAVHKVLRTIEKMEQAGDVSLESIDRIKELAKAVESISGFVDTITGIADQTNLLALNAAIEAARAGDAGRGFAVVAEEVRKLAEESATSAKEIDSLIEGLQDSSKRSIGATERTGSILGEAVSEAKDAESQLQRAMTQMKSVNDAIQNIAAVAQEQAAASEEMTSAIQSVTDSTMESVESMNSIQGSTDKTTKAAESVSKEAEDLSRSMEDLKVKVNRFKVDVKQGLKPLNR, from the coding sequence ATGAGGTTCAAGACTATAGGGAGCAAGATAACCACCTTCGTGGTTTTACTTCTCCTCGCTACCACAGCCCTAGTGGCGGGGACGTCCTACTGGCAGAGCCGTAAGGCCCTGATCCAGTCTTCTAACGAATATTGTCTGGAGGTCGCCCGAAAGAACGCCCAGTTTATAGAGGGACGTTTCGGAAGGTTCGACGGAGAGCTACTGGCGCTAAAGGCGGCCATAAACTCCACCTTCAATCTAGACCTGGCCCAGAGCAGCGGGGAGCTCTATTTTTATCAGTTTATCTCCCAAAACGTGTCCTTCGTGGGCCGAATGGCGGAACAGATGCCACAGATGCTGGATATATACATAGTGTTCAACCCAGAGCTGTTTCCCGACATATCCACCGTGCAGAAGCTCTGGTTTAGCAGGTCCTCGAACGGAGCTATACAGGCGGTTATGGACGAGAACTTCACAGTGAAGGAGCTTTTCGACCGTAACAACCCTAAGACCGAGTGGTTCAGAAAGCCTCTGGATACCGGCAGGGCTGTCTGGTCCTCCGCCTATCTTGATGACCAGGGGAGAAAGAGGATCGACTACGATATGGCGGTGGAGATGAACGGCAAGAAGATAGCCGTCATAGGCATGTCTCTCGATTTTTCCTTCGTCGAAAAGGAACTTTCCAGCCGTAATATATTCGATACAGGCTACGCCTTTATGATAGATCAGGACGGCAGGTATCTAACCCACCCCACTTTATCTATCGACGGTCCCACTATGGTGGATATCGAGAAGGGAGGTCAGAGAGACCTCTTTCGATCCATTATATCGGAAAAAGAGGGGGTAAAAAACGCCTCTTTAGGGTCGGTCCAGAGGATAATATCCTATTCTACCCTTAAAAACGGCCTGATTGTAGCGGTCTCCGCTCCGGTGTCCGAGGCTCTATCCGACCTGGACGGCCTTAAGATCAGCGTTTTGATATCCTCCTTAGTGGTTCTGGTGCTGGCGGTCATAATGACCTTTATCCTATCCAGGAGTATATCGGCCCCTTTAAAGAGGATGGTGTCCGTCGCCAAGAGGCTCGAGGGAGGGGACCTAACCTTCTCCAGAGATGAGATAATCATAAAAGGGAAAGACGAGGTCGTTCAGCTCGCCTACGCCCTGGCCGGTATGACCGAGAGCATGAGGAACGCGATGAAAGGGGTTATGGACCAGACCGACGCCGTCACCGAGAGGTCCGAGTCCATGAGCTCTATGGCCCGTGATATGGCTTCATCCATGGAGGAGGTCCAGGCGGCTCTGGAGCGTATGCTGACCATCTCCGAGGGCAACTCGGCGGCCCTGGAGGAGAGCAACGCCTCGGTCGAAGAGGTGGCTTCCGGAGCCCAGCAATCCGCCCACGATGCTTCCTCCGGCGCGGAGGCCTCGGAGAAGGGCATGGAGGAGACGGAGAGCGCCGTCCACAAGGTTCTTAGAACTATCGAGAAAATGGAACAGGCCGGTGACGTCTCTCTGGAGAGCATCGACAGGATAAAAGAGCTCGCCAAGGCAGTAGAGTCCATATCGGGCTTTGTGGACACCATAACGGGTATAGCGGACCAGACGAACCTTCTGGCCCTCAACGCCGCAATAGAGGCTGCCAGAGCTGGAGACGCCGGTAGAGGCTTTGCGGTGGTCGCCGAGGAGGTCCGAAAGCTGGCGGAGGAGTCGGCTACATCCGCAAAGGAGATAGACTCGCTTATCGAGGGCCTTCAGGACAGCTCTAAGAGGTCTATAGGGGCTACCGAGAGGACCGGTTCTATACTTGGAGAAGCGGTCTCGGAGGCGAAAGACGCCGAATCCCAGCTCCAAAGGGCTATGACCCAGATGAAGAGCGTCAACGACGCCATTCAAAACATAGCGGCGGTTGCTCAGGAGCAGGCGGCGGCCAGCGAGGAGATGACCTCGGCGATTCAGTCGGTTACCGATTCAACCATGGAGTCGGTGGAGTCGATGAACTCCATTCAGGGCTCTACCGATAAGACAACTAAGGCGGCGGAGAGCGTCTCCAAGGAGGCGGAGGACCTGTCCCGTTCAATGGAGGACCTTAAGGTGAAGGTAAATCGTTTCAAAGTGGACGTAAAGCAGGGCCTTAAGCCCCTGAATCGGTAA
- a CDS encoding transglycosylase SLT domain-containing protein produces the protein MIELTRKYYLTLLFITAAIFLLITLNQPEFKRDVALSGINNLEGGVIRMADRGLGVVKEAYDAAFSVISGAGLETFALAEFIMDQNREIPQPTAQKQAAAFIRYSRIYGIPLKIAVAVANTESHFRPDAKSSHGSAGVMQVTWRIHKEALLAHGFKGKEELHDPVLGIKAGCLILSRYIANTGSLKAGLGRYYGGSPEVYWRRVSRNVKRYERYEKSRGEL, from the coding sequence ATGATTGAGCTGACGAGAAAATATTACCTGACCCTTTTATTTATAACCGCAGCCATATTCTTGCTAATCACATTAAACCAACCAGAGTTTAAAAGGGACGTAGCTTTATCCGGCATAAACAACCTTGAGGGCGGCGTTATCAGGATGGCGGACAGAGGACTGGGCGTCGTAAAAGAGGCCTACGATGCCGCTTTCTCCGTTATATCCGGCGCTGGGTTGGAGACCTTTGCCCTGGCGGAGTTTATAATGGACCAAAACAGAGAGATTCCCCAGCCCACCGCCCAAAAGCAGGCCGCCGCCTTCATAAGGTACAGCAGAATTTACGGCATTCCCCTGAAGATCGCCGTCGCAGTAGCGAACACCGAGAGCCATTTCAGGCCGGACGCTAAAAGCTCCCACGGCTCCGCAGGGGTCATGCAGGTAACCTGGAGGATCCATAAAGAAGCCCTTCTCGCCCACGGTTTTAAGGGCAAAGAAGAGCTTCACGATCCTGTCCTCGGGATAAAGGCGGGATGCCTTATACTTTCCAGATACATAGCCAACACCGGTAGCCTAAAGGCGGGGTTAGGCCGATACTACGGCGGCTCCCCGGAGGTCTACTGGAGAAGGGTGTCTAGAAACGTAAAGAGATACGAGAGATACGAAAAGAGCAGAGGAGAGCTCTAG
- the panF gene encoding sodium/pantothenate symporter: MSDINYSVMIPVACYLVFIYAMAVICNRKLSKSDNFMEEYFIGSRGMGGFILAMTLVATYTSASSFIGGPGVAYKMGLGWVLLAMIQVPTAWLTLGVLGKKFAIISRRINAVTVNEVLRARYSSPWVVIVASISLLAFFVAAMTAQFIGGARLFQGMTGLSYNWGLGIFAATVVLYTTVGGFRAVALTDALQGVVMIIGTTALLIGIISAGGGMESVVLKLKTIDPSLITPYGPGGFISKPFILSFWVLVCFGIIGLPHTAVRCMGYTDSKSMHQAIVIGTFVVSFVMLGMHLCGALGRAIVPDITVGDTIMPLLSLKVLPPIIAGIFLAGPLAGVMSTIDSQLILASATIVKDLYVNYVNPKVFSEEGGLKKVKFLSLSSTAILGIIVFLAAVRPPELIVWINIFAFGGMQAAFLWPLVLGLYWRRANAQGALSSMVVGVGSYVYMVSKVKSFMGMNVIVPTLVIGLVVFVLVSLATRPTEESAIELFWG, encoded by the coding sequence ATGAGTGATATTAATTACTCGGTTATGATACCTGTGGCCTGTTATCTTGTATTTATCTACGCCATGGCGGTTATATGCAACAGAAAACTCTCAAAGTCGGATAACTTTATGGAGGAGTACTTTATAGGAAGTAGAGGTATGGGGGGATTCATCTTAGCTATGACCTTGGTAGCTACCTACACCAGCGCCAGCAGTTTTATAGGAGGACCTGGGGTCGCCTACAAAATGGGACTAGGGTGGGTCTTGCTGGCGATGATACAGGTCCCGACTGCTTGGCTTACCCTCGGTGTGCTTGGGAAAAAGTTCGCCATAATATCCAGGAGGATAAACGCTGTAACCGTAAACGAGGTTCTCAGGGCGAGGTATTCCAGTCCCTGGGTGGTTATAGTGGCCTCGATTAGCCTTCTGGCGTTTTTTGTCGCCGCCATGACCGCCCAGTTTATAGGGGGAGCCAGACTGTTTCAGGGTATGACAGGACTATCCTATAACTGGGGGCTCGGCATATTCGCCGCTACGGTTGTCCTCTACACCACCGTAGGCGGTTTTAGGGCGGTGGCTCTGACCGATGCCCTTCAGGGAGTGGTTATGATTATAGGCACTACCGCCTTGCTTATAGGGATAATATCCGCCGGTGGTGGCATGGAGTCGGTGGTCCTAAAGCTCAAGACTATAGATCCATCTCTCATAACACCTTACGGTCCTGGCGGTTTTATATCCAAACCCTTTATACTTTCCTTCTGGGTTCTGGTGTGTTTTGGTATCATCGGTCTACCTCACACCGCCGTCAGGTGTATGGGCTATACCGATTCTAAATCGATGCATCAGGCCATAGTGATAGGGACCTTCGTGGTATCCTTCGTCATGTTAGGGATGCACCTCTGCGGTGCCCTGGGGAGGGCCATAGTTCCAGACATAACCGTAGGGGACACCATAATGCCCCTGCTGTCTCTGAAGGTCCTTCCTCCAATTATAGCGGGTATCTTTTTAGCGGGACCTCTAGCAGGGGTTATGTCGACTATAGACTCTCAGCTCATACTGGCCTCCGCCACTATAGTCAAAGACCTATACGTAAACTACGTCAACCCTAAAGTTTTCTCCGAGGAGGGAGGGCTCAAAAAGGTGAAGTTCCTTAGCCTATCGTCTACCGCTATACTGGGTATCATAGTGTTTCTGGCTGCCGTCAGGCCTCCGGAGCTTATAGTATGGATAAACATATTCGCCTTCGGAGGAATGCAGGCCGCCTTTCTATGGCCTCTGGTGCTCGGTCTGTACTGGAGGAGGGCAAACGCCCAGGGAGCCCTTTCCTCCATGGTCGTAGGGGTCGGATCCTACGTTTACATGGTCTCGAAGGTCAAGAGTTTTATGGGCATGAACGTCATCGTCCCCACTCTGGTCATAGGGCTGGTGGTATTCGTCCTGGTAAGCCTGGCGACCAGGCCTACGGAGGAAAGCGCCATAGAGCTCTTCTGGGGCTAG
- a CDS encoding YhdT family protein, with translation MEDRRFKIARFEAICSVALALLYFTWWYGFAYHGTPEDPESFHFVMGLPGWFFFSSVLGPFVFCVLAWAMVKLLFRPVSLDSKEDRDE, from the coding sequence ATGGAAGATCGTCGTTTCAAAATAGCCCGATTCGAGGCTATCTGCTCTGTAGCGCTGGCTTTGCTCTATTTTACCTGGTGGTACGGCTTTGCCTACCACGGCACACCGGAGGACCCTGAATCGTTCCATTTCGTCATGGGATTGCCAGGATGGTTTTTTTTCAGCTCAGTCCTAGGGCCTTTTGTCTTCTGTGTCCTCGCCTGGGCTATGGTTAAGTTGCTCTTCAGGCCTGTCAGCCTGGACTCCAAGGAGGATCGGGATGAGTGA
- a CDS encoding DciA family protein: protein MYRRKSKVESLGSLIPGRIPAGLSIAMSIAEMVKEWEWVAGQNLAEKSRPVSIERDVLVVVCLTPSIAKVITMKAGGLIRSIEKRWKLGIKGIRVVVGRIEEPREIPPPKPYRIEPSPASIRACLSYTSEKIEDEEIAEALARLMATYMKKFPKGNKKP from the coding sequence ATGTACCGAAGAAAGAGCAAAGTAGAGAGCCTAGGGTCCCTTATCCCCGGCAGGATTCCCGCGGGTCTCTCTATAGCCATGTCCATAGCGGAGATGGTAAAGGAATGGGAATGGGTGGCGGGGCAAAACCTCGCCGAGAAAAGCAGACCGGTCAGCATAGAGAGGGACGTCCTTGTGGTGGTCTGTCTCACCCCATCAATAGCTAAAGTAATCACCATGAAGGCGGGAGGATTGATCAGAAGCATAGAGAAAAGGTGGAAGCTGGGAATAAAGGGGATAAGGGTAGTTGTAGGGAGGATCGAGGAGCCCAGGGAGATCCCTCCCCCTAAACCCTATAGGATAGAGCCCTCTCCTGCGTCCATTCGAGCCTGTCTGAGCTACACATCGGAGAAAATAGAGGACGAGGAGATAGCGGAGGCCTTGGCGAGGCTTATGGCTACATATATGAAAAAATTTCCTAAAGGGAATAAAAAACCCTAA